One window from the genome of [Mycobacterium] stephanolepidis encodes:
- a CDS encoding ASCH domain-containing protein has product MLFEPRLRAGIHDGTISVAYRRWKRPQVKVGGRYRVGSDRIRSMTTFDFIEVDAVDEITARDIDDADALLAGYPSAAAARSDVGASANDPLYRLAFRKIAMADPRAELASAVALSDADIADIDARLDRMDRSATPGPWTREVLLEIAQRPQVRAKDLESCSRWPDLATFKVHVRKLKNLGLTLSLPVGYRLSPRGEEYLARAVS; this is encoded by the coding sequence ATGCTGTTCGAGCCCAGGCTGCGGGCCGGAATCCACGATGGCACCATCTCGGTGGCCTACCGGCGCTGGAAGCGCCCACAGGTCAAGGTCGGTGGTCGCTACCGCGTCGGCTCGGACCGCATTCGTTCCATGACCACGTTCGATTTCATCGAGGTCGATGCCGTCGATGAGATCACCGCGCGCGACATCGACGATGCCGATGCGCTACTAGCGGGTTATCCCTCGGCCGCGGCAGCGCGAAGCGATGTCGGTGCGAGTGCAAATGATCCTTTGTACCGCTTGGCGTTTCGGAAGATAGCGATGGCCGATCCGCGTGCTGAGCTGGCCTCCGCGGTGGCGCTTTCGGACGCCGATATCGCCGATATCGACGCGCGATTGGATCGGATGGACCGCAGCGCCACGCCGGGGCCGTGGACCCGCGAGGTACTGCTAGAGATCGCCCAGCGCCCGCAGGTGCGTGCTAAAGACCTCGAATCTTGCTCCCGCTGGCCCGATTTAGCGACGTTCAAGGTGCACGTGCGCAAGCTCAAGAACCTGGGTCTGACCCTGAGTCTGCCGGTGGGCTATCGGCTTTCACCGCGTGGTGAGGAGTATCTGGCCCGGGCAGTCAGTTAG
- a CDS encoding dienelactone hydrolase family protein gives MPRRDVQIPTPDGQCPGTLHLPDQSGPAVILYPDAGGAREVMREMGDRLAALGYVALVPDVYYREGDWKPFDLATAFGDPQERGRLFATMATLTPERIDADAGALLDFLDQQPEVTGDTVGLTGYCMGGRISLRVAATHAPRVAAAASFHGGNLAKADDPNSPHHLADQITGVVLVAAAEQDASFPPEQEQLLAQALTDAGVRHAIETYPARHGFAVTDNATYDEVTAERHWRALEELYGSTLGI, from the coding sequence ATGCCTCGTCGCGACGTTCAGATCCCGACACCCGACGGGCAATGCCCGGGCACTCTGCACCTGCCGGATCAGTCCGGCCCCGCTGTCATCCTCTACCCCGATGCCGGCGGTGCTCGCGAGGTCATGCGCGAGATGGGGGACCGCCTGGCGGCGCTGGGGTACGTCGCACTGGTACCCGACGTCTACTACCGCGAAGGTGATTGGAAACCATTCGATCTGGCGACCGCGTTCGGTGACCCGCAGGAGCGTGGCCGCCTCTTCGCGACGATGGCCACCCTCACCCCCGAGCGCATCGACGCCGACGCGGGGGCCCTACTGGATTTCCTCGACCAGCAGCCCGAGGTCACGGGCGACACGGTAGGTCTGACCGGATACTGCATGGGAGGACGGATCTCGTTGCGAGTAGCGGCGACTCACGCTCCTCGGGTTGCCGCCGCCGCGTCGTTCCACGGTGGCAACCTGGCCAAGGCCGACGACCCGAACAGTCCGCACCACCTCGCCGACCAGATCACCGGTGTGGTGCTGGTCGCCGCCGCAGAGCAGGACGCATCCTTTCCGCCCGAGCAGGAGCAGCTCCTGGCGCAGGCACTGACCGATGCCGGGGTGCGACACGCCATCGAGACATATCCCGCCCGGCACGGGTTCGCCGTCACGGACAACGCCACCTACGACGAGGTAACGGCCGAGCGGCATTGGCGAGCCCTGGAAGAGCTCTACGGCTCCACCCTGGGGATCTAA
- a CDS encoding DUF6159 family protein: MAFTSTLSTSWQIFKTSAKVLSSRKELVVFPILSGLTALLVLIGMVTLGVLLLPATTGDSVPPLFYPVFAVGYFVLMYVATFWQAALISQANIALEGGDPSVAGGISAAAQRGGRLLPWVLITGVVSWIISVIEERVPFVGRLLDVAWRVVSFQVLPTIVLQNLGAIDAVKKTKETLKNAWGQNVVGVVGLNFFTAMLTLPGAGLIYLGVAANVTAVTGVLAALGALWILAGSIIGAALTGIFQTALYRFTVDGHVPGPFAGVDLRQALKTR, from the coding sequence ATGGCCTTCACCAGCACGCTGTCGACATCGTGGCAAATCTTCAAGACATCCGCGAAGGTGCTGAGCTCGCGTAAGGAGCTCGTCGTCTTCCCGATTTTGTCCGGGCTCACCGCGTTGCTTGTGCTTATCGGAATGGTGACCCTCGGAGTCTTGCTATTGCCCGCGACGACCGGAGATTCGGTGCCGCCGCTCTTCTACCCGGTCTTCGCCGTCGGGTACTTCGTGTTGATGTACGTCGCGACCTTCTGGCAGGCGGCGCTCATCTCGCAGGCGAACATCGCATTAGAGGGCGGAGATCCGAGCGTCGCCGGGGGCATCTCGGCAGCAGCCCAGCGCGGCGGACGTCTGCTCCCCTGGGTTCTCATCACAGGTGTCGTCTCCTGGATCATCAGCGTCATCGAGGAGCGGGTGCCGTTCGTCGGGCGATTGCTGGACGTCGCCTGGCGCGTGGTTTCCTTCCAGGTGCTGCCCACGATCGTGCTGCAGAATCTCGGCGCGATCGACGCCGTCAAGAAGACCAAGGAAACGCTCAAGAACGCCTGGGGCCAGAATGTTGTCGGCGTCGTGGGCCTGAACTTTTTCACGGCGATGTTGACGCTGCCGGGAGCCGGGTTGATCTATCTGGGAGTCGCCGCGAATGTCACCGCAGTGACGGGCGTGCTCGCCGCACTCGGCGCGCTGTGGATTCTGGCGGGCTCCATCATCGGAGCCGCGCTCACCGGGATTTTTCAGACCGCCCTGTACCGGTTCACGGTTGATGGCCATGTGCCGGGACCGTTCGCCGGAGTGGACCTGCGCCAGGCGCTCAAGACCCGGTAG
- a CDS encoding phosphatidate cytidylyltransferase, whose translation MGDTDAASAPGNSPAPPSGAKSRAGRNLPAAIGVGAVLAAMIIFSLLYQKEIWVGIISVFLGIAMWEVTKRLRQADISVPFIPLFVGGQAMIWLTWPWGTAGALGAFGATVVVCMIWRLVGHGLNQQPVNYLRDVAITVFVAAWIPLFASFGALLVYPENGAEQVFCLMLGVTFSDIGGYAAGVLFGKHPMAPAISPKKSWEGLAGSLLVGTTASTLAVTFLLGHHPFVGVALGIMLVITGTLGDLVESQVKRDLGIKDMGTLLPGHGGIMDRLDSLLPSAVATWIVLTLFI comes from the coding sequence ATGGGAGATACCGACGCGGCTTCGGCCCCCGGCAACAGCCCTGCGCCCCCTTCGGGGGCGAAGTCCCGGGCCGGACGTAACTTGCCGGCCGCCATCGGCGTCGGCGCCGTTCTCGCCGCCATGATCATTTTCTCGTTGCTGTACCAGAAGGAGATCTGGGTCGGCATCATCTCGGTCTTCCTCGGGATCGCGATGTGGGAGGTGACCAAGCGACTGCGCCAGGCCGACATCTCTGTGCCGTTCATCCCGCTCTTCGTCGGTGGACAGGCCATGATCTGGCTGACCTGGCCGTGGGGGACCGCCGGAGCGTTGGGTGCGTTTGGCGCCACCGTGGTGGTCTGCATGATCTGGCGCCTGGTTGGGCACGGATTGAACCAGCAGCCGGTGAACTATCTGCGCGATGTCGCCATCACGGTGTTCGTCGCCGCGTGGATCCCGCTGTTCGCGTCCTTCGGCGCGCTCCTGGTCTATCCGGAAAACGGTGCTGAGCAGGTCTTCTGCCTCATGCTCGGGGTCACCTTCTCCGACATCGGCGGGTACGCGGCCGGTGTGCTGTTCGGCAAGCATCCGATGGCCCCTGCCATCAGTCCCAAGAAGTCCTGGGAGGGCTTGGCGGGCTCGCTCCTGGTAGGCACGACCGCATCAACCCTGGCGGTGACCTTCCTGCTGGGGCACCATCCCTTTGTCGGTGTCGCGCTGGGCATCATGCTCGTCATCACGGGAACGCTCGGCGACTTGGTCGAGTCCCAGGTCAAACGCGACTTGGGCATCAAGGACATGGGCACGCTGCTGCCCGGACACGGCGGCATCATGGACCGTCTGGACTCATTGCTGCCCTCCGCGGTGGCCACCTGGATTGTGTTGACGCTCTTTATCTAG
- the frr gene encoding ribosome recycling factor has protein sequence MIDEVLLDAEEKMEKAVSVARDDFATVRTGRANPGMFQRVVIDYYGTITPITQIAGINVPEARLVVIKPYEANQLKAIEDAIRNSDLGLNPSNDGSIIRVAIPQLTEERRRELVKQAKGKGEDAKVTLRNIRRKANDELNRIKKDGEAGEDEVGRAEKDLDKTTAQYVTQIDELVKHKEGELLEV, from the coding sequence GTGATTGACGAGGTTCTTCTCGATGCCGAGGAGAAGATGGAAAAGGCCGTGTCGGTCGCCCGCGATGACTTCGCGACGGTTCGCACGGGCCGTGCCAACCCCGGAATGTTTCAGCGGGTTGTCATCGACTACTACGGCACAATCACCCCCATCACGCAGATCGCCGGCATCAACGTGCCCGAGGCTCGTCTGGTGGTCATCAAGCCGTATGAGGCCAATCAGCTCAAGGCCATCGAGGACGCGATCCGCAACTCGGACCTGGGTCTGAACCCGAGCAACGACGGCAGCATCATTCGCGTTGCCATTCCCCAGCTCACCGAGGAACGCCGTCGGGAGCTCGTCAAGCAGGCCAAGGGCAAGGGCGAGGACGCCAAGGTGACCCTGCGCAACATCCGGCGTAAGGCCAATGACGAACTGAACCGGATCAAGAAGGACGGTGAGGCCGGCGAGGACGAAGTGGGCCGCGCGGAAAAGGATCTGGACAAGACCACCGCCCAGTACGTGACTCAGATCGACGAGTTGGTGAAGCACAAAGAAGGCGAGTTACTGGAGGTCTAG
- the pyrH gene encoding UMP kinase, translating into MTRDVSRTGYKRVLLKLGGEMFGGGAVGLDPDVVHRVASQIAEVVRSGAEVAVVIGGGNFFRGAQLQQRGMERTRSDYMGMLGTVMNSLALQDFLEKEGIVTRVQTAITMGQVAEPYIPLRARRHLEKGRVVIFGAGMGLPYFSTDTTAAQRALEIGAEVVLMAKAVDGIFTDDPRANPDAEFLPEITHREVIDRGLQVADATAFSLCMDNRMPILVFNLLTEGNIARAVAGEKIGTLVTP; encoded by the coding sequence ATGACTCGCGATGTGAGCCGCACCGGATATAAGCGGGTGCTGCTCAAGCTCGGCGGCGAGATGTTCGGGGGAGGAGCTGTCGGTCTTGACCCGGATGTGGTCCACAGGGTGGCCAGTCAAATTGCCGAGGTGGTCCGCAGCGGTGCCGAGGTTGCGGTCGTCATCGGTGGTGGTAACTTCTTCCGCGGCGCGCAGCTGCAGCAGCGCGGGATGGAACGGACGCGCTCGGACTACATGGGCATGCTCGGCACCGTCATGAATAGCCTTGCGTTGCAAGACTTCCTGGAAAAGGAAGGCATTGTCACGCGCGTGCAGACGGCCATCACCATGGGGCAGGTCGCCGAGCCTTACATTCCGCTGCGGGCCAGAAGGCATCTGGAGAAGGGGCGTGTGGTCATCTTCGGCGCCGGTATGGGGTTGCCCTACTTCTCCACCGACACCACCGCGGCACAGCGCGCGTTGGAGATCGGCGCCGAGGTGGTGCTCATGGCCAAGGCGGTCGACGGCATCTTCACCGATGACCCGCGCGCCAATCCTGACGCCGAGTTCCTGCCGGAGATCACGCACCGTGAGGTCATTGATCGCGGACTGCAGGTCGCCGATGCCACCGCGTTCAGCCTGTGTATGGACAACCGGATGCCGATCCTGGTGTTCAACCTGCTTACCGAAGGCAATATCGCCAGGGCGGTCGCAGGTGAGAAGATCGGAACGCTGGTAACACCATGA